A stretch of the Halictus rubicundus isolate RS-2024b chromosome 16, iyHalRubi1_principal, whole genome shotgun sequence genome encodes the following:
- the Rtgef gene encoding rho-type guanine nucleotide exchange factor isoform X6 produces MSKPDAPKFVTALYSFKGKNNDELCFKKGDTILITQTDDEGWWEGTLHDKTGWFPSNYVKECRASDSGPTAISKMSPEKTVQESPMHQKLNRDIVLKDIVDSERVNVVELQGLTNNFLLPLESANILTKEEYKQLLSNVHEILEAHQRLLTSLEAAIAQGSSSRVGNLFLTLAPKLKSIHATYCANHPRAVCILDRYRDELNEFMEHSGAISPGILVLTTGLSKPFRRLDKYSAMLQELERYMEKNHPDRGDTQRAISVYRDIAERCASIRKQRELALQVLTSGIKGWEGEELSSLGEILHVGAVTLASGTTGLDRRDRYFVLFPTTLLVLSASPRMSSFVYEGKLPLTGINIIPTEDSEEIRNAFEITGPMIESILVLCTTKEDRQCWIELLMQEQASSNLVKSPSTTSRVCSQQNGKQQSHPQPQPQPQQQRSIADQCPPLGIRKAWCIASLRPAPPLYAFRAFDERQFEEDATILKVIEAYCLTVNARFTVHSGESTSVLDYGSQKTRDRASLTHNKGDWDFCNNRTLSETVKTLKSQMTDLQSQMSLLTKQLDEERRSRLSLAAAVKRSMGVVDGSMP; encoded by the exons ATGTCGAAACCTGACGCGCCAAAGTTTGTTACCGCACTTTATTCCTTCAAAGGAAAAAACAATGACGAG CTATGTTTCAAAAAGGGAGATACGATACTGATAACGCAAACGGATGACGAAGGTTGGTGGGAAGGCACGCTGCACGACAAAACAGGATGGTTTCCATCAAATTATGTGAAGGAATGCAGGGCTTCAG ACAGTGGACCCACCGCCATCTCAAAAATGTCCCCGGAAAAAACAGTGCAGGAGTCACCGATGCATCAGAAGCTCAACCGTGACATTGTACTAAAAGATATAGTTGACTCGGAAAGAGTGAACGTGGTAGAGCTCCAGGGTCTGACCAACAATTTTTTGCTTCCTTTAGAATCGGCTAACAT ATTGACCAAAGAAGAGTACAAACAACTTTTGAGCAACGTACATGAAATTTTGGAAGCCCACCAAAGGCTGCTCACAAGCCTAGAAGCAGCTATAGCGCAGGGTTCTTCTTCGAGGGTCGGCAATCTTTTCTTAACCCTAGCGCCAAAGCTGAAGTCCATTCATGCTACTTATTGCGCGAATCATCCGCGAGCTGTATGCATTTTAGATCGTTATAG GGACGAGTTGAACGAATTTATGGAACACAGCGGAGCAATATCGCCGGGAATTTTAGTACTAACGACTGGCCTAAGTAAACCTTTCCGGAGATTGGACAAATATTCTGCCATGCTTCAAGAACTGGAAAGATACATGGAGAAAAATCATCCTGACAGAGGTGACACCCAGCGCGCAATATCTGTGTACAGAGATATAGCG GAACGATGCGCGTCCATTCGGAAACAACGCGAGCTAGCCCTCCAAGTATTAACTAGCGGCATTAAGGGATGGGAGGGAGAGGAACTAAGCTCGCTAGGAGAAATACTCCATGTCGGGGCTGTAACTTTAGCAAGCGGAACAACCGGTTTGGATCGCCGGGACAGATACTTTGTCCTTTTCCCTACGACCTTGTTGGTGCTCAGCGCAAGTCCTAGAATGAGTTCTTTCGTTTACGAG GGGAAGCTTCCACTGACTGGCATCAATATCATTCCAACGGAAGACAGCGAAGAAATTAGAAACGCTTTTGAAATTACAG GACCGATGATCGAGAGCATCCTCGTGCTCTGCACCACCAAGGAAGACCGGCAATGTTGGATCGAACTTTTGATGCAGGAACAAGCGAGCAGCAACCTTGTAAAATCTCCGTCGACAACGTCACGC GTCTGCAGTCAACAGAATGGGAAACAACAGTCTCACCCGCAACCACAACCACAACCGCAACAACAACGATCGATTGCGGATCAGTGTCCACCTTTAGGGATTAGAAAGGCTTGGTGCATCGCTTCGTTACGTCCAGCTCCTCCACTCTACGCTTTCAGGGCATTTG atGAACGGCAATTTGAAGAGGACGCGACTATACTGAAGGTTATCGAGGCGTATTGCCTTACCGTGAACGCTAGGTTCACCGTACACTCTGGGGAATCGACTT CAGTGTTGGATTACGGATCGCAGAAAACACGCGATAGAGCATCTCTGACGCACAACAAGGGAGACTGGGATTTTTGTAACAACAG GACATTATCGGAAACGGTGAAAACACTGAAAAGTCAAATGACCGATTTGCAATCACAAATGTCTCTATTGACCAAACAACTGGACGAGGAAAGAAGATCTCGGCTTTCATTGGCCGCCGCGGTGAAGCGAAGCATGGGCGTTGTAGATGGATCGATGCCCTGA
- the Rtgef gene encoding rho-type guanine nucleotide exchange factor isoform X2, whose protein sequence is MSKPDAPKFVTALYSFKGKNNDELCFKKGDTILITQTDDEGWWEGTLHDKTGWFPSNYVKECRASDSGPTAISKMSPEKTVQESPMHQKLNRDIVLKDIVDSERVNVVELQGLTNNFLLPLESANILTKEEYKQLLSNVHEILEAHQRLLTSLEAAIAQGSSSRVGNLFLTLAPKLKSIHATYCANHPRAVCILDRYRDELNEFMEHSGAISPGILVLTTGLSKPFRRLDKYSAMLQELERYMEKNHPDRGDTQRAISVYRDIAERCASIRKQRELALQVLTSGIKGWEGEELSSLGEILHVGAVTLASGTTGLDRRDRYFVLFPTTLLVLSASPRMSSFVYEGKLPLTGINIIPTEDSEEIRNAFEITGPMIESILVLCTTKEDRQCWIELLMQEQASSNLVKSPSTTSRVCSQQNGKQQSHPQPQPQPQQQRSIADQCPPLGIRKAWCIASLRPAPPLYAFRAFGKTDPSMDLSRAPRPCNERQFEEDATILKVIEAYCLTVNARFTVHSGESTSVLDYGSQKTRDRASLTHNKGDWDFCNNRTLSETVKTLKSQMTDLQSQMSLLTKQLDEERRSRLSLAAAVKRSMGVVDGSMP, encoded by the exons ATGTCGAAACCTGACGCGCCAAAGTTTGTTACCGCACTTTATTCCTTCAAAGGAAAAAACAATGACGAG CTATGTTTCAAAAAGGGAGATACGATACTGATAACGCAAACGGATGACGAAGGTTGGTGGGAAGGCACGCTGCACGACAAAACAGGATGGTTTCCATCAAATTATGTGAAGGAATGCAGGGCTTCAG ACAGTGGACCCACCGCCATCTCAAAAATGTCCCCGGAAAAAACAGTGCAGGAGTCACCGATGCATCAGAAGCTCAACCGTGACATTGTACTAAAAGATATAGTTGACTCGGAAAGAGTGAACGTGGTAGAGCTCCAGGGTCTGACCAACAATTTTTTGCTTCCTTTAGAATCGGCTAACAT ATTGACCAAAGAAGAGTACAAACAACTTTTGAGCAACGTACATGAAATTTTGGAAGCCCACCAAAGGCTGCTCACAAGCCTAGAAGCAGCTATAGCGCAGGGTTCTTCTTCGAGGGTCGGCAATCTTTTCTTAACCCTAGCGCCAAAGCTGAAGTCCATTCATGCTACTTATTGCGCGAATCATCCGCGAGCTGTATGCATTTTAGATCGTTATAG GGACGAGTTGAACGAATTTATGGAACACAGCGGAGCAATATCGCCGGGAATTTTAGTACTAACGACTGGCCTAAGTAAACCTTTCCGGAGATTGGACAAATATTCTGCCATGCTTCAAGAACTGGAAAGATACATGGAGAAAAATCATCCTGACAGAGGTGACACCCAGCGCGCAATATCTGTGTACAGAGATATAGCG GAACGATGCGCGTCCATTCGGAAACAACGCGAGCTAGCCCTCCAAGTATTAACTAGCGGCATTAAGGGATGGGAGGGAGAGGAACTAAGCTCGCTAGGAGAAATACTCCATGTCGGGGCTGTAACTTTAGCAAGCGGAACAACCGGTTTGGATCGCCGGGACAGATACTTTGTCCTTTTCCCTACGACCTTGTTGGTGCTCAGCGCAAGTCCTAGAATGAGTTCTTTCGTTTACGAG GGGAAGCTTCCACTGACTGGCATCAATATCATTCCAACGGAAGACAGCGAAGAAATTAGAAACGCTTTTGAAATTACAG GACCGATGATCGAGAGCATCCTCGTGCTCTGCACCACCAAGGAAGACCGGCAATGTTGGATCGAACTTTTGATGCAGGAACAAGCGAGCAGCAACCTTGTAAAATCTCCGTCGACAACGTCACGC GTCTGCAGTCAACAGAATGGGAAACAACAGTCTCACCCGCAACCACAACCACAACCGCAACAACAACGATCGATTGCGGATCAGTGTCCACCTTTAGGGATTAGAAAGGCTTGGTGCATCGCTTCGTTACGTCCAGCTCCTCCACTCTACGCTTTCAGGGCATTTGGTAAAACCGATCCGAGTATGGATTTATCACGGGCACCACGACCGTGCA atGAACGGCAATTTGAAGAGGACGCGACTATACTGAAGGTTATCGAGGCGTATTGCCTTACCGTGAACGCTAGGTTCACCGTACACTCTGGGGAATCGACTT CAGTGTTGGATTACGGATCGCAGAAAACACGCGATAGAGCATCTCTGACGCACAACAAGGGAGACTGGGATTTTTGTAACAACAG GACATTATCGGAAACGGTGAAAACACTGAAAAGTCAAATGACCGATTTGCAATCACAAATGTCTCTATTGACCAAACAACTGGACGAGGAAAGAAGATCTCGGCTTTCATTGGCCGCCGCGGTGAAGCGAAGCATGGGCGTTGTAGATGGATCGATGCCCTGA
- the Rtgef gene encoding rho-type guanine nucleotide exchange factor isoform X8: MSKPDAPKFVTALYSFKGKNNDELCFKKGDTILITQTDDEGWWEGTLHDKTGWFPSNYVKECRASDSGPTAISKMSPEKTVQESPMHQKLNRDIVLKDIVDSERVNVVELQGLTNNFLLPLESANILTKEEYKQLLSNVHEILEAHQRLLTSLEAAIAQGSSSRVGNLFLTLAPKLKSIHATYCANHPRAVCILDRYRDELNEFMEHSGAISPGILVLTTGLSKPFRRLDKYSAMLQELERYMEKNHPDRGDTQRAISVYRDIAERCASIRKQRELALQVLTSGIKGWEGEELSSLGEILHVGAVTLASGTTGLDRRDRYFVLFPTTLLVLSASPRMSSFVYEGKLPLTGINIIPTEDSEEIRNAFEITGPMIESILVLCTTKEDRQCWIELLMQEQASSNLVKSPSTTSRVCSQQNGKQQSHPQPQPQPQQQRSIADQCPPLGIRKAWCIASLRPAPPLYAFRAFGKTDPSMDLSRAPRPCNERQFEEDATILKVIEAYCLTVNARFTVHSGESTSVLDYGSQKTRDRASLTHNKGDWDFCNNR, translated from the exons ATGTCGAAACCTGACGCGCCAAAGTTTGTTACCGCACTTTATTCCTTCAAAGGAAAAAACAATGACGAG CTATGTTTCAAAAAGGGAGATACGATACTGATAACGCAAACGGATGACGAAGGTTGGTGGGAAGGCACGCTGCACGACAAAACAGGATGGTTTCCATCAAATTATGTGAAGGAATGCAGGGCTTCAG ACAGTGGACCCACCGCCATCTCAAAAATGTCCCCGGAAAAAACAGTGCAGGAGTCACCGATGCATCAGAAGCTCAACCGTGACATTGTACTAAAAGATATAGTTGACTCGGAAAGAGTGAACGTGGTAGAGCTCCAGGGTCTGACCAACAATTTTTTGCTTCCTTTAGAATCGGCTAACAT ATTGACCAAAGAAGAGTACAAACAACTTTTGAGCAACGTACATGAAATTTTGGAAGCCCACCAAAGGCTGCTCACAAGCCTAGAAGCAGCTATAGCGCAGGGTTCTTCTTCGAGGGTCGGCAATCTTTTCTTAACCCTAGCGCCAAAGCTGAAGTCCATTCATGCTACTTATTGCGCGAATCATCCGCGAGCTGTATGCATTTTAGATCGTTATAG GGACGAGTTGAACGAATTTATGGAACACAGCGGAGCAATATCGCCGGGAATTTTAGTACTAACGACTGGCCTAAGTAAACCTTTCCGGAGATTGGACAAATATTCTGCCATGCTTCAAGAACTGGAAAGATACATGGAGAAAAATCATCCTGACAGAGGTGACACCCAGCGCGCAATATCTGTGTACAGAGATATAGCG GAACGATGCGCGTCCATTCGGAAACAACGCGAGCTAGCCCTCCAAGTATTAACTAGCGGCATTAAGGGATGGGAGGGAGAGGAACTAAGCTCGCTAGGAGAAATACTCCATGTCGGGGCTGTAACTTTAGCAAGCGGAACAACCGGTTTGGATCGCCGGGACAGATACTTTGTCCTTTTCCCTACGACCTTGTTGGTGCTCAGCGCAAGTCCTAGAATGAGTTCTTTCGTTTACGAG GGGAAGCTTCCACTGACTGGCATCAATATCATTCCAACGGAAGACAGCGAAGAAATTAGAAACGCTTTTGAAATTACAG GACCGATGATCGAGAGCATCCTCGTGCTCTGCACCACCAAGGAAGACCGGCAATGTTGGATCGAACTTTTGATGCAGGAACAAGCGAGCAGCAACCTTGTAAAATCTCCGTCGACAACGTCACGC GTCTGCAGTCAACAGAATGGGAAACAACAGTCTCACCCGCAACCACAACCACAACCGCAACAACAACGATCGATTGCGGATCAGTGTCCACCTTTAGGGATTAGAAAGGCTTGGTGCATCGCTTCGTTACGTCCAGCTCCTCCACTCTACGCTTTCAGGGCATTTGGTAAAACCGATCCGAGTATGGATTTATCACGGGCACCACGACCGTGCA atGAACGGCAATTTGAAGAGGACGCGACTATACTGAAGGTTATCGAGGCGTATTGCCTTACCGTGAACGCTAGGTTCACCGTACACTCTGGGGAATCGACTT CAGTGTTGGATTACGGATCGCAGAAAACACGCGATAGAGCATCTCTGACGCACAACAAGGGAGACTGGGATTTTTGTAACAACAGGTAA